Proteins encoded in a region of the Helicobacter sp. NHP19-003 genome:
- the tnpA gene encoding IS200/IS605 family transposase has translation MKENHYKLKGYLSTNRSKHNLKAHLILVCKYRKKLLVGDVAIFIKSVLEEIEESSDFIIIAMETDKDHLHLMIQYIPRVSISSIILRIKQMTTYRVWREPRFIPFLRKHFWKEQKFWTDGFFACSIGEANPETIKRYIENQG, from the coding sequence ATGAAAGAAAACCATTACAAACTCAAAGGCTATTTGTCCACAAACAGGAGCAAACATAATCTAAAAGCCCATTTGATTTTAGTGTGTAAATACAGAAAAAAGTTGCTCGTAGGAGATGTGGCTATTTTTATAAAGTCTGTGCTTGAAGAGATAGAGGAAAGTTCAGATTTTATCATCATAGCAATGGAGACAGATAAAGATCATCTACACCTGATGATTCAATATATCCCTAGGGTGTCTATCAGTTCCATTATCTTGCGGATCAAGCAGATGACTACTTATAGAGTTTGGAGAGAACCAAGATTTATCCCGTTCTTACGCAAGCATTTTTGGAAAGAACAAAAATTTTGGACAGATGGATTTTTTGCCTGTTCCATAGGAGAAGCTAACCCAGAAACCATCAAAAGATACATAGAAAATCAAGGGTAG
- a CDS encoding RNA-guided endonuclease InsQ/TnpB family protein has product MLKAIKFRIYPTIEQKTLIHKHFGCARVVYNYFLAYRQKQYAQGIRENYFSMQKALTTLKKQEAYAYLSECNSQSLQMALRQLTTAFDRFFSKLADYPRFKSKKHAKQSFCVPQHLEMDLGNNQVKLPKFKEAIKAKFHRHLPTNSIVKQGFISCVADKYYLSISYEDNEPEPKPTTIKKAVGLDMGLESLVIASSGVLYPYKKFFQNLQTKLTKAQRRLSKKLKGSSNRKKQAKKVAQIHASIRNSREDYLHKISNEITNQYDLIAVETLKVRNLVKNHKLAKSIANASWSRLISLLEYKAGWKGKTLIKIDQYFPSSQICSTCGSNTGKKPLPIRNFICPCCQTYHHRDLNASINIRNYALGMLDERHAIKVDKTRVGITRSYACGDSANGAVTKYGYILDTASYGSLKQEAHPSLAGG; this is encoded by the coding sequence TTGCTTAAAGCAATAAAGTTTAGAATTTATCCCACCATAGAGCAAAAAACCTTGATACACAAGCACTTTGGCTGTGCTAGGGTGGTCTATAACTACTTTTTAGCATACCGCCAAAAGCAATACGCACAAGGCATTAGAGAAAATTACTTTAGCATGCAAAAGGCGCTCACTACTCTCAAAAAACAAGAGGCTTACGCTTACCTAAGTGAATGCAACTCTCAAAGCTTGCAAATGGCACTAAGACAGCTGACAACAGCCTTTGATAGGTTTTTCTCTAAGCTGGCAGATTATCCTAGATTCAAATCTAAAAAGCATGCGAAGCAGTCTTTCTGTGTCCCGCAACACTTAGAGATGGATTTAGGCAACAACCAAGTCAAGCTACCCAAATTCAAAGAAGCTATTAAAGCCAAGTTTCATAGGCATTTGCCTACAAACTCTATCGTCAAACAGGGGTTTATCTCTTGCGTAGCAGATAAATACTATCTCTCTATAAGCTATGAGGATAATGAGCCTGAACCTAAACCCACAACTATCAAAAAAGCTGTGGGTTTAGATATGGGTTTAGAGTCTTTAGTGATAGCCAGTAGTGGCGTGCTCTATCCCTATAAAAAGTTTTTCCAGAATCTACAAACCAAACTCACTAAAGCGCAAAGGAGATTGTCTAAGAAACTAAAAGGTTCTAGTAATAGAAAAAAACAAGCCAAGAAAGTGGCACAAATCCACGCTTCTATCAGGAATAGCAGAGAGGACTACCTACATAAAATCAGTAATGAGATAACCAATCAATACGATTTGATAGCAGTAGAAACCTTGAAAGTTAGGAATTTGGTCAAAAACCACAAACTAGCTAAGAGCATTGCCAATGCCAGCTGGTCTAGGCTCATTAGTCTATTAGAATATAAGGCTGGTTGGAAGGGTAAAACCCTTATCAAAATTGACCAATACTTCCCTAGCTCTCAAATCTGCTCGACCTGTGGGAGCAACACAGGTAAAAAGCCACTGCCTATTAGAAATTTTATCTGCCCTTGTTGTCAAACATACCACCACAGAGACCTAAACGCTAGCATCAATATCAGAAACTATGCTTTGGGAATGCTAGATGAGCGACACGCTATCAAGGTAGATAAAACTAGGGTAGGGATTACCCGAAGTTACGCTTGTGGAGATTCCGCTAACGGGGCTGTAACCAAGTATGGCTACATACTGGATACTGCTAGTTATGGATCGTTGAAGCAAGAAGCCCACCCGTCTTTAGCGGGTGGGTGA
- a CDS encoding outer membrane family protein — protein sequence MPSLCTLEWGGKFHDFSWYLLGKLTFSPRANAQSLGLTCEYNLGKHIHLMLRFNGYEVRMHRGYKVDYFGAPNPKFAPTTQDRSYVMTSISYDFGDLRLSGRNPTRL from the coding sequence ATGCCTTCACTTTGCACGCTAGAGTGGGGGGGTAAGTTTCATGATTTCTCTTGGTATTTGCTGGGTAAACTCACCTTTTCTCCGAGAGCCAATGCCCAAAGTTTGGGACTCACTTGTGAATACAACTTAGGCAAGCACATCCACCTAATGCTACGCTTCAATGGCTATGAAGTGAGGATGCATCGAGGCTATAAAGTGGATTACTTTGGTGCGCCTAACCCTAAATTTGCCCCCACCACGCAAGATCGTAGCTATGTGATGACTTCGATCAGTTATGATTTTGGAGATTTAAGACTCTCCGGCAGAAATCCCACTCGTCTTTAG